One window from the genome of Bufo bufo chromosome 4, aBufBuf1.1, whole genome shotgun sequence encodes:
- the SF3B6 gene encoding splicing factor 3B subunit 6, translating to MAMQAAKRANIRLPPEVNRILYIRNLPYKITGEEMYDIFGKYGPIRQIRVGNTPETRGTAYVVYEDIFDAKNACDHLSGFNVCNRYLVVLYYNANRAFQKMDTKKKEEQLKLLKEKYGINTDPPK from the exons ATGGCGATGCAAGCGGCGAAACGTGCTAAC ATTCGCTTACCCCCGGAGGTGAACCGCATCTTGTATATCAGGAACTTGCCTTATAAAATCACTGGGGAGGAAATGTACGACATCTTTGGGAAATACGGCCCCATCCGGCAGATCAGGGT TGGGAACACCCCGGAGACCAGGGGTACAGCATACGTCGTATATGAAGACATCTTTGATGCCAAGAACGCCTGCGATCATCTCTCCGGCTTCAACGTGTGTAACCGATACCTGGTGGTTCTGTACTACAATGCAAACAGG GCATTCCAGAAGATGGACACCAAGAAGAAAGAGGAACAGCTCAAGCTTCTAAAAGAGAAATATGGAATCAACACCGATCCCCCAAAATGA